The sequence GAATCGAAAATCCGAGAAGAATTAGGAATTAGCTCTGAAGTTTGGAAATTAGGAAGAATTTATAGTCCGATTGGAATTGATTATTTGTCGTTATCACTTCGGTTTTTAATTCCTAGTTTGCCAAAAACCATCCAACAATTTCGAAATTTTTATCCCATTCTTACTGAAACAGAGTTAGGAATTCCAGACGAAACGTTAAAAAAATATCATGAATATCTATCTTCTTTTGAAGTGGAACGGACGCAGTCGAAGTCCGGAAATATTTTATGGAAAGTCATTCAAAAATCATCCGATAATTAAAAAGCAGGTAGTATGGGAATCTCTTCACCAACCATTAATTTCCCCGTAGATGAAACCATCAAGCGGATCGAATATGTAAAAGCAAATGCGATGGGAATCATCCATGAAGCTAAAAAAATCCAACGTGAGGTTTCCGCAATTCGATCGGAAACAGATGCTGATGAAAAGGAACGAATTGACGCCGCCGATGGAAAGTTAGGTGATATTTTGATTCGTTTTTTACAAAAGTCATTTCCTAAAGATGGAATTATCTGCGAAGATAAACCTACCATAGACGGTGGTGATTTTAAATGGGTTCTAGATCCTGTGGATGGTTCCATGAATTTTGTTCGAGGCCTTCCTTTGTATGCGATTTCCTTTGGACTCGAACATAGAGAAACTCCCGTTGGTGGTGTTGTGATTGTCCCTCCACAGGAGTCAGTTTATTCTGCAGTGCTTGGTGAAGGTGCTTATAAAAATGGAGAACCCATTGTTACCTCCAGAATTTCGGAACTAAACCGAGCCATTTTTTCTCCCAATCTTCCCACAAAACGCGCTCATATGATCCAAGAAATCATGGCTGATTTATCAGGGTTTTTAACTTATGCTAGGTCATTTCGTCGCACTGGTTCCTTTGTTTTAGATGCATGTTTCATTGCGGAAGGTGTGATGGATGCCATTTGGGAAAAAACTGTAAAACATTGGGATGTTTCTGCCATTTCTGTCATTTTAACAGAAGCAGGTGGGAAATTGACTGACTTAAATGGTGTCCATTACTATACCGGACTTCCGGAGTTAGTGGCTTCTAACGGAGTTTTACATTCGGAAATTTTAAATTTATTGAAGACAGTTCGTTCGACAGTCAGTCGAAATTAATAGAGAGGAACGATTAGAATCGTTCTACTTTTTTAGTTTACGATTTGCTTTTGCGATCCATACTAGATACAAAATACAATTACACTTGAATCCATCAGGAGACCGATCATGGAACATAAACTCCCAGAACTTCCTTATGCAAAGGATGCACTTCTTCCGCACATTTCACCTGAAACTTTAGAGTTTCATTATGGAAAACACCACCAAACTTACGTTACAAACCTCAACAACCTTATCAAAGGAACTGAGTTTGAAAATGCTACACTTGAAGAAATTGTAAAAAAGTCTTCCGGCGGAATTTTTAATAACGCAGCTCAAATTTGGAATCACACTTTCTACTGGCATTCTCTTTCTCCAAAAGGTGGCGGAGCTCCTACCGGTGCAGTTGCCGATTTAATCACAAAATCTTTTGGTTCTTTCGATGCTTTTAAAGAAAAGTTCTCTCAATCTGCGATCACAAACTTTGGATCTGGTTGGACTTGGCTTGTGAAAAAAGGTGACGGTGTCGAAATCGTAAACACTAGCAATGCAGGAAGCCCTTTGAAAGATGGACTCCAATCATTGTTAACCATTGATGTTTGGGAACACGCATATTATATTGATTTCCGCAATGCTCGTCCGAAATACGTAGAAGCATTCTGGAATTTAGTAAACTGGGACTTTGCAAACCAAAACTTAAAATAAGAACGGATCTAAGAATCCCACGTAGAAAGGCAGGTTCCGGAATCCGGCACCTGCCTTTTTTATTTCATAAAAAGATTCAAAATGAATCTTGGTACCTAATACAGAGTTTTTATGAGCCAAACACTTCCGAAAATCAAGATCCCTAAAAAACCAAATTATACTTCTCTTACCTTGCCGGAAGGAATCGAGTTTTGGGAATTATTTCGGGTCATTGAAGCGAAATATGAGAATTGTTTCCTTCTCGAATCGGCAGGAGATAACCAATACGATTCACGTTACTCTGTGATAGGATTCGAGCCATCTCATTTGATCGTAGGAGAGCCTGGGGTTTTAGAAATTGACGGAAAAAAATATTCTGTTGAGAATCCCTATTTTGCACTTCGGGAACTCACCGATTACAATTCACTAAGCATTAGTTATGCGGGAGGATTTGTAGGATACCTTGGTTATCAAAGTATGCAATTTTTTGAACCAAAATTGAAACTCGAACCACATCCTGATTTTCCTGCGATGATTTTTGGTTTGTATCTGGATGGACTCATTTATGACAAATTCACTGGCGAACTTATTTATTTTGATAATGGAACCAACCGTACCCAAGAAGTGAACCAAATCTTAAAGGATGTAAGTAAGGAAAAATCACAAAAGCCAAAAGCAGAGGTTTCTTTATTACAGGCTGGCTTATCTAAAGAGGTCCACCGACAAATGGTGGAAGAAGCTTTAGAGGAAGTAAAAGCAGGTAATACATTTCAATGCCAAATTGGGTTTGAAGAAATTTACACTGTGGATGGGAACCCATTAGCGATTTATGAAACGTTAAGGGAAATCAATCCTTCTCCTCATATGTATTATGTAAAATTTGGAAGCCGAGCTATTTTAGGTGCCAGTCCTGAATTACTCTTTCGATTGCGGCAAGGGGAAATGGAATCTTTTCCATTGGCTGGAACCACCAAACGAGGCGCAGATGCCAAAGAAGACACTCTCCTGGCTCGCAAACTTTTAACCGATCCAAAAGAAATTGCAGAACACAATATGCTGATTGATCTCCACCGCAATGATGTGGGACGAGTGGCAAAATTTGGAACTGTAAAGGTTCGTAGGCGTTTTGATGTAAAACGGTTTTCTCATGTGCAACATATCTCAAGCGAAGTGGTTGGAATTTTGTCTTCTAAAGAAGATATGTTTTCAGGACTTGCCTCTTCGTTTCCTGCAGGAACTCTTTCTGGTGCGCCAAAAATTGAATCGATGAAAATCATTGAACGAATTGAAAAATCCCCGCGAGGTCCTTATGGCGGTGCCGTGGGAAGTTTTGGATTAAATGGTGATTGTACCTTTGCCATTCCCATCCGTAGTTTTTTTGTGAATGGAAACAAAGGTTTTGTTCGTGCCTCTGGTGGGATCGTTTTTGATTCTAAACCGGAAGATGAATACCAAGAAATTATTAATAAAATGGCATCAGTTAGAAAAGCTTTAGATTTGCATAAAGCTCCTTAGTTACTAACGAACAAAAATACAATACAAAGTAACCGAAAAACAACAAATGGAGAAACCAAAATGAAAGTCCTCATCTTAGATAATTATGATTCTTTTACATTCAATCTTTACCAAATTGTTGGAGAAATTTTAGAAGAAAGTGAAAAACCATTTCAATTGGATGTGATTCGAAATGATGAAAAACCTTTTGAAGTGATTAAATCAGCTAACTACGATAAGATTATTATATCTCCAGGTCCCGGCCATCCAGCAGATCCAGCCTATTTTGGAGTAAGTGCCGATATTCTAAAAGAGTTGGGAAAAACTACACCTGTTCTTGGTATTTGTTTAGGAATGCAAGGTATGGCTACGGTGTTTGGTGGAGAAGTGGTACGCGCCAGTGTAGCCATGCATGGAAAACTTTCTCCAATTGAACATGATGGAAAAGGCGTTTTTTCTGGTTTAACGCAAGGGATTGAGATTATGCGTTACCATTCATTAGTCGCAAAAGAAACGTCTCTTCCTAAAGATTTAGAGGTCACTGCACGAGTTTCCGCGGGAGAAGGGAAGGGAGAAATTATGGGTCTTCGGCACAAAACATTAAAAATTGAAGGGGTTCAATTCCACCCTGAATCTTTTGGGTCAGAAGAGGGAAAGGATTTACTTAGGAACTTCATTCATTCGAAATAAAGTCCATTGGTGATTTCTTCTGATTTCAACTATAAATTTTAGAACTGCTCTTGGCCCTTAATTTGCTTTTACTTTAAATCCTTTAACATGGCATCCTCCCAGGCGGCAAAAAAATCAAAATCATTGCTTGCTTTTTGAGAATCATCTCCACCAAACAAAGAAAAACGTTTCCGTTTGGTTTCGTTGTAAGTGGTAATTGTGTTGATTTGACTTTGCCCTATTTTTTTAAATGTAACATGAATTTGAGATCCACCTCGGCCTTGTGTTCCCTGTATGAGTAAGGTAAAAAACTCGTTAAAGTATTCATCCATATTACCTGGGATAAAAAAGTTTACAAACCCTTGAGGGATGACATAGAAAAAATTCCCATTAATTTCCTTTTTTCCAATTCGTACAAATTGTCCGTCAAGTGTATCCGTTTGTTTATCGAAAGTAGTTTTTAATTTGTATTCCAAGTTTTGAATTTTAGCAGTGATTCCGAAAGATTTGATTTCAATGTCTCCCAAAAAACGAATTTCTTTTGGAGATAAAAAATAATCTTTTGGTGGGTTCACAGGAAAATGAAACTGAATGGTCTTCCCCTGGTTAGTCACTTTTAATTTGTGAGTTGGATTAGCCTTATCCCAAATCTCAATATTCAGTTTAGTTTTTTCTAATCTTGAACCAGTTCGTTTATAGAAACCAGGGAATTTTGCTTTTGTATCTTCATTGATGGTGAACTCTAGTGTATGCCATTCTGCATTTTCTGTCACATGGCACTGCATCGCAGAACATAAAAATTGTAAGTTTTCGGAAGTAGATTTTAGAGATTGATAGGCGTTGTGATCATTGATTGCTAAAACAAAATCATGGAACCAATTGAAAAAATCTCTAGGTTGGTATCCTTTAAGTTTATGGATGATTTTTCTATCGACAGCATAAATTTCCCTTTCGTCCCATAGTTTTGGTGTAAACGTAACTTTAGCCAGATAATCATATTTAGCTGGCTCTGGTTCATTCCAATGAAGGTCCCAGTTTTGTTGGTTATCCAAAGTTCCATAGAGGGAGAGGAAAGGATATCCTTCTGGTGTTTTTAGTAATTGAGATTCGTTTTCTTCGCTTAGGCTACCCGCAAGAGCAGCAAAAAATATTTCGTTTTTGGAAGTAGATTTAATGGAACGCTGTAAGTGGTTGTAACCTTTCCAGAACTGGTAAAAGTTTTCATTTTTTTGAAAACAATTAGTGAAAGAAATTATTACCAAAATGCCAATTAAATATTTTTCTATGTTAAAGTTCTTTTTTGAGAATGCCATATATTTCTTCAATAAGATCATCATTCATTTGTTCCTGATAGGATGATGAAATCAATTTGCCTGATTTATTAAATATTCGTAAATACGATTCACCTTTCTTTAGACCATCTGTTAAATGTCCCTTCCGGTCTAAAAGTATGTTTTCGTATTGTTTTGTTTTTGATTCTTCTAAATAATCTTCAACTAGTTTGTTAGTTTCGCGAAAATCTAAATAGAGAAGAAATTGAACTTTTGAACTATCTTTCCAAAGCAAATTTTGCATTTTCCAATATAGCTTTCGGCCAAGTTTTCTACAAAGTTCAAGGTCACGAAGGAAGCAGCCCATTAATACTATAGGTTTTCCTTTCACTGAGGTGTCAGAATACGATTGCCCATATTGGTCCTTCATCTGAAACTGTGGCATGGGCTCTGCACTCCATTTTTCATTCGATACAAACAGCAACGCCAAAACAAAAAGAACCAACCGATACACCGTTTTCAATGTATTCATAAATTCATTAACGGCAAGTTCAAAATATTTGTTCGTTGTGATTCCATTTTTTTTTATCCTTGGGTGTTCTAGTTTCGCAAGTAAAATCAAGTTGATAGATTCCTCAGCATCCTTAGCTTTTTTTGAGGTGGATGAAGCAGAATGGAGAAATATTTTTCCAGAAGAAATATCTAATCTAAAGGTAAATACAAAAAATTTTGGGGTTTTACCAAACCTATTAAAATCCATCCAATACAAAAGAGGTGTACTTGCTTATGAAGATTGGGATGTTTTAGTGCCTGAATCTTATCTTCCTGAAATTCAAAAGTTTGCAGAAAAGATAGGAACAAATCAAGAATCCAAAGTTTATCTATGTATTTATAAGTTAGATGATATTCTCTCTCCTAATGTAAAAATTTTGAAAACTAGTTTCTATATTTTAGGAACAGAAGAAGGATTAGTATTATTGTTTCATGAAATCAATACAAACATAAGTTTTCAAACACAGTATTCATTTGAAGATTGGGTGATTTTTCATCCGACAATAATTAAACCGATTTATAGACCTGAACTTTGGTTAAGAGACAAACAAAATACAAGTATATATAAAAACAGTTCGTTATCAAAAAATGGTATTTATGGAAATGTAGTGTTGTATCACGTTCCAGAATTAATGCCTAATCCGCCACTTTTTAGATATCCAAAAGAAGAGGAAACCACTGTTCCCACCGAGCAGTGGAAATCTGTTCCAGAAAAATTAAAAACCTTAGAAGAAATGAGAAAAAATCATCTCATTACCGATGAAGAATATAAACGGAAAAAAACAGAGCTTTTAAAAGAGTTTTAAATTCCATCTCCGTGTATAAACTCTTGGATGAATCGATCGTCTTCCGGTGCATCTGTCGAAGATTTTTCTAGAAGTTGTTGTTTCTCATATAATTTGTTTATGAGTTGTTGTTGTGTTTCCACCTTTTCAAGTAAAACAGAAAATACTTTTGCAATTGGATCTGGCATTTGATTGTGTTCCAACATTTGTTCTACACTGTCCGAAGCTATGTCACCAGCTTTGACAACCTTTCCTGGAATACCAACAACAGTACAACCTGCTGGTACATTTCTCATAACAACAGAGCCTGCACCAACACGTACATGATCTTCCACAGTAATGTTACCTAGGACTTTTGCTCCTGCTCCAATGACGACATTTTTTCCAATGGTTGGGTGACGTTTACCAGATTCCTTTCCCGTCCCTCCGAGTGTCACACCTTGGAAAATTAAAGATCCACTTCCGACAATGGCTGTTTCTCCGATCACAACTCCAGAGCCATGGTCGATAAAAACACCAGCAGCAATTTGGGCACCTGGATGGATATCGATCCCAGTTAAGAAACGACTAATATAATTTACAAGTCTAGGAATGATAGGCAATCGGAGTTTATAAAGTAAATGTGCAAATTTATGCAACCAAAGCGCATGGAGACCCGGGTAACAAAGAACAATTTCCAAATAGGATTTCGCCGCAGGGTCAAATTTTTTGATTATTTTTATATTTTCAAACATTGATTAGTTGGTTTTAGAATTACTGATTAGACTAGTCAACTTATCCGGGAGTTAGGAAAGATTTAATAGAGATTGGAGTTGTGGGTAAGAACAAAAAATTCACTTGTTCAATGGATTCTCAAGTCCTGAATTGAGGAAGAAATTTTTCTTTTTTATAGAATCCAGAAAACCCAGACAACTTTGCCAATTTGATAGGAAATGACACAGTTTTTCCAAATGCACTGCGACCAAGTTTCTCTGAATGTAGTTCAGATTCACATGAACCTTTCGATTTTCTGATACTGTTTGTGATTCTAATTGATTCTCTAGTTAGGTTCTATATCCTTTCGAATAGAAATAAATTTCTAGGTTGTTCCGACTTTGGAATCAAAAAAAACAATACACATTCTCCTATTTATATTAACTTTTTTTACATTAACGTTTTCCGATATATTTCTTAATCCGCAGATCCCTCAAACATTAGAGAATTATAAACTTATGTTTTTTGAGAACTGGCCTTATTCCTCTGCACTTTTGTTCATCTTATTTGCACATGAAATGGGACATTACCTTCCGGCAAGATATTATGGAGTCAAAGCCACATGGCCATATTTTATTCCATTACCAGTTGGACCAATTGGTACTATGGGAGCTGTCATCCAAATCAAACAACAGATTCCAGATAAAAAAGTTTTATTCGACATTGGAATTGGAGGGCCTACTGCAAGTTTGGTACTCTCTATGATTGTTTGGTTAGTAGGAATCAGTCTTTCAAAAGTAATCGAAATCCCACCTGACTTCGATAGATCTGGATTTTTATTTTTTGGAGATAGTTTGTTCACATATTTTACAACGCAATGGATATTAGGTCCCGTTGATCTTTCTACGATGGACATCCAAGCGCACCCACTTGCCAAAGCTGGGTGGGTAGGACTTTTAATCACTGCCGTAAATCTTTTGCCATTCGGTCAATTAGATGGGGGACATGTCATATACGCTATGTTTGGTGAGGATTATAGAAAATGGATCCACCGTTTGTTTATATTTTTTCTTATTTTTGCATTGGTTCATTTTACATGGTTACTTTGGGGATTTATCATTTATTTTGTAGTGAAAGTGGAACATCCGTTCATTCGAGATTCTGAGTCAGGAATAGGAAAAATTCGTTTCTATTTTGGTGTTACGATGTTAGTAACATTCCTAATTATTTTTGTTCCAAAACCAATTATATTAGGATCAGAGTTTAATGATTCTTCGTTACTAAACGATATTTTTCGTCTGATGACTCATAACATTGGATTGGATTTATGATTCGTATTTTATTTTTATTTTTTTCACTTTTTCTTTCGTTAGCATTGTTCGCACAAGAGAGCAAAGAATACAAACTCACTGATAAGGCTTATGGTCTTGCTTGGGATGGAGTCAATTTTTGGTATATCGACACCAATCGTCGTGCTATTATTAAGATCAATGAAATTGGTGAACAAGAAATTTTTAACTTAG comes from Leptospira harrisiae and encodes:
- a CDS encoding inositol monophosphatase family protein gives rise to the protein MGISSPTINFPVDETIKRIEYVKANAMGIIHEAKKIQREVSAIRSETDADEKERIDAADGKLGDILIRFLQKSFPKDGIICEDKPTIDGGDFKWVLDPVDGSMNFVRGLPLYAISFGLEHRETPVGGVVIVPPQESVYSAVLGEGAYKNGEPIVTSRISELNRAIFSPNLPTKRAHMIQEIMADLSGFLTYARSFRRTGSFVLDACFIAEGVMDAIWEKTVKHWDVSAISVILTEAGGKLTDLNGVHYYTGLPELVASNGVLHSEILNLLKTVRSTVSRN
- a CDS encoding anthranilate synthase component II, whose translation is MKVLILDNYDSFTFNLYQIVGEILEESEKPFQLDVIRNDEKPFEVIKSANYDKIIISPGPGHPADPAYFGVSADILKELGKTTPVLGICLGMQGMATVFGGEVVRASVAMHGKLSPIEHDGKGVFSGLTQGIEIMRYHSLVAKETSLPKDLEVTARVSAGEGKGEIMGLRHKTLKIEGVQFHPESFGSEEGKDLLRNFIHSK
- a CDS encoding site-2 protease family protein, with protein sequence MESKKTIHILLFILTFFTLTFSDIFLNPQIPQTLENYKLMFFENWPYSSALLFILFAHEMGHYLPARYYGVKATWPYFIPLPVGPIGTMGAVIQIKQQIPDKKVLFDIGIGGPTASLVLSMIVWLVGISLSKVIEIPPDFDRSGFLFFGDSLFTYFTTQWILGPVDLSTMDIQAHPLAKAGWVGLLITAVNLLPFGQLDGGHVIYAMFGEDYRKWIHRLFIFFLIFALVHFTWLLWGFIIYFVVKVEHPFIRDSESGIGKIRFYFGVTMLVTFLIIFVPKPIILGSEFNDSSLLNDIFRLMTHNIGLDL
- a CDS encoding superoxide dismutase encodes the protein MEHKLPELPYAKDALLPHISPETLEFHYGKHHQTYVTNLNNLIKGTEFENATLEEIVKKSSGGIFNNAAQIWNHTFYWHSLSPKGGGAPTGAVADLITKSFGSFDAFKEKFSQSAITNFGSGWTWLVKKGDGVEIVNTSNAGSPLKDGLQSLLTIDVWEHAYYIDFRNARPKYVEAFWNLVNWDFANQNLK
- the cysE gene encoding serine O-acetyltransferase, yielding MFENIKIIKKFDPAAKSYLEIVLCYPGLHALWLHKFAHLLYKLRLPIIPRLVNYISRFLTGIDIHPGAQIAAGVFIDHGSGVVIGETAIVGSGSLIFQGVTLGGTGKESGKRHPTIGKNVVIGAGAKVLGNITVEDHVRVGAGSVVMRNVPAGCTVVGIPGKVVKAGDIASDSVEQMLEHNQMPDPIAKVFSVLLEKVETQQQLINKLYEKQQLLEKSSTDAPEDDRFIQEFIHGDGI
- a CDS encoding LIC10025 family lipoprotein — protein: MAFSKKNFNIEKYLIGILVIISFTNCFQKNENFYQFWKGYNHLQRSIKSTSKNEIFFAALAGSLSEENESQLLKTPEGYPFLSLYGTLDNQQNWDLHWNEPEPAKYDYLAKVTFTPKLWDEREIYAVDRKIIHKLKGYQPRDFFNWFHDFVLAINDHNAYQSLKSTSENLQFLCSAMQCHVTENAEWHTLEFTINEDTKAKFPGFYKRTGSRLEKTKLNIEIWDKANPTHKLKVTNQGKTIQFHFPVNPPKDYFLSPKEIRFLGDIEIKSFGITAKIQNLEYKLKTTFDKQTDTLDGQFVRIGKKEINGNFFYVIPQGFVNFFIPGNMDEYFNEFFTLLIQGTQGRGGSQIHVTFKKIGQSQINTITTYNETKRKRFSLFGGDDSQKASNDFDFFAAWEDAMLKDLK
- a CDS encoding SHOCT domain-containing protein; the encoded protein is MGSALHFSFDTNSNAKTKRTNRYTVFNVFINSLTASSKYLFVVIPFFFILGCSSFASKIKLIDSSASLAFFEVDEAEWRNIFPEEISNLKVNTKNFGVLPNLLKSIQYKRGVLAYEDWDVLVPESYLPEIQKFAEKIGTNQESKVYLCIYKLDDILSPNVKILKTSFYILGTEEGLVLLFHEINTNISFQTQYSFEDWVIFHPTIIKPIYRPELWLRDKQNTSIYKNSSLSKNGIYGNVVLYHVPELMPNPPLFRYPKEEETTVPTEQWKSVPEKLKTLEEMRKNHLITDEEYKRKKTELLKEF
- a CDS encoding anthranilate synthase component I family protein, giving the protein MSQTLPKIKIPKKPNYTSLTLPEGIEFWELFRVIEAKYENCFLLESAGDNQYDSRYSVIGFEPSHLIVGEPGVLEIDGKKYSVENPYFALRELTDYNSLSISYAGGFVGYLGYQSMQFFEPKLKLEPHPDFPAMIFGLYLDGLIYDKFTGELIYFDNGTNRTQEVNQILKDVSKEKSQKPKAEVSLLQAGLSKEVHRQMVEEALEEVKAGNTFQCQIGFEEIYTVDGNPLAIYETLREINPSPHMYYVKFGSRAILGASPELLFRLRQGEMESFPLAGTTKRGADAKEDTLLARKLLTDPKEIAEHNMLIDLHRNDVGRVAKFGTVKVRRRFDVKRFSHVQHISSEVVGILSSKEDMFSGLASSFPAGTLSGAPKIESMKIIERIEKSPRGPYGGAVGSFGLNGDCTFAIPIRSFFVNGNKGFVRASGGIVFDSKPEDEYQEIINKMASVRKALDLHKAP